Proteins encoded together in one Mycobacterium simiae window:
- a CDS encoding DivIVA domain-containing protein, with amino-acid sequence MMTEPTKAFNRKFMGYEPAAVDAHIDMLTAKQKLLVDDVDSLRARLQNSADEVAALRKEVALLTDTSPTPHAMQQRMAKMLRSTVDEISEMQAEARAEAEAMITAAEAEIEAERRQHEQRLADMASRHKAMETEYREAKEALEAELAGMHDDARRAREQLLAEAKEQLDREREEARRAIAAAREQRVKVLEQLLAVHRDLDSVPAALEAAYREQEEPLQDGAAAVDEKVSAG; translated from the coding sequence GTGATGACCGAACCCACCAAGGCGTTCAACCGCAAGTTCATGGGCTACGAGCCGGCGGCAGTCGATGCCCACATCGACATGCTGACCGCAAAGCAAAAGTTGTTGGTCGACGACGTCGACAGCCTGCGGGCGCGGCTGCAAAATTCCGCCGACGAGGTGGCCGCACTGCGCAAGGAGGTCGCCCTGCTCACCGACACGTCGCCGACGCCACACGCGATGCAGCAACGGATGGCCAAGATGCTGCGCAGCACGGTCGACGAAATCTCGGAGATGCAGGCCGAGGCGCGGGCCGAGGCGGAGGCGATGATCACGGCGGCCGAAGCGGAGATCGAGGCCGAGCGGCGACAGCACGAGCAGAGGTTGGCGGACATGGCGTCGCGGCACAAGGCCATGGAGACCGAGTACCGCGAAGCCAAGGAGGCGCTCGAGGCGGAACTGGCCGGCATGCACGACGATGCCCGGCGGGCGCGGGAACAGCTGCTGGCCGAAGCGAAGGAGCAGCTAGACCGCGAGCGCGAGGAGGCCCGACGGGCCATCGCCGCCGCGCGGGAACAGCGAGTCAAGGTCTTAGAGCAACTGTTGGCCGTGCATCGCGACTTGGACTCGGTTCCGGCCGCCCTGGAGGCGGCCTACCGCGAACAAGAGGAACCGCTGCAAGACGGCGCCGCCGCCGTGGACGAGAAGGTGAGCGCGGGGTGA
- a CDS encoding restriction endonuclease subunit S — protein MLGEYLDFSTGSGAPVRVSDGRFPVYGANGVIGFTARPNARGPLIVLGRVGSYCGSAHYCESDVWVTDNALVCRAKEPAETRYWYYALQTCRLNEYRAGSGQPLLNQGILRDVSVRTVPEGQRRRIAELLGAFDDKIAANHRVIAAAEHLMVALVETVGDRVPLSCLAEHSTALRQPGHFDDMVAHFSLAAFDDDAMPRLVRRSTVRSGKFLLSGPCVLFAKLNPRIPRIWNVTRLPTEMAVASTEFVVLTPAGADTGPDTSALWAALRQRDVVESLQQKVAGTSGSHQRVRRADLMAVAVRDVRRLTASTARTIAGLGALCHARRSESVRLSALRDAALPLLISGDVRLRAD, from the coding sequence ATGCTGGGCGAATACCTCGACTTCAGCACCGGCAGCGGCGCACCGGTACGGGTATCGGACGGGCGTTTTCCCGTGTACGGCGCCAACGGCGTCATCGGCTTTACGGCCCGGCCCAACGCGCGCGGCCCGCTGATCGTGCTCGGTCGCGTCGGATCCTATTGCGGCAGTGCGCATTACTGCGAGTCCGACGTGTGGGTCACCGACAACGCGCTGGTGTGCCGCGCCAAAGAACCCGCCGAGACCAGATATTGGTACTACGCGCTGCAAACCTGCCGGCTCAACGAGTACCGCGCCGGATCGGGACAACCGCTACTGAATCAGGGGATTCTGCGCGACGTGTCGGTGCGGACGGTGCCGGAAGGGCAGCGGCGCCGAATCGCCGAACTGCTCGGCGCTTTCGACGACAAGATCGCCGCCAACCACCGCGTGATCGCCGCGGCCGAACACCTGATGGTTGCCCTCGTCGAGACGGTCGGCGATCGGGTGCCGCTGTCGTGCCTGGCCGAACACTCCACGGCGCTTCGGCAACCAGGACACTTCGACGACATGGTGGCCCATTTCAGCCTGGCCGCCTTCGACGACGACGCCATGCCACGTCTCGTTCGCCGGTCAACCGTGCGCAGTGGCAAGTTCCTGCTGTCCGGGCCGTGTGTGCTGTTCGCCAAGCTGAATCCGCGAATTCCGCGCATTTGGAACGTGACGCGGTTACCTACCGAAATGGCAGTCGCCAGTACCGAATTCGTCGTGCTGACCCCCGCGGGCGCCGACACCGGTCCAGACACCTCGGCCTTGTGGGCGGCGCTGCGGCAGCGCGACGTCGTCGAGAGTCTGCAGCAAAAAGTCGCCGGGACCTCGGGCAGCCACCAGCGCGTCCGGCGCGCTGACCTGATGGCCGTCGCGGTTCGTGACGTTCGGCGGCTGACCGCGTCCACGGCGCGGACGATCGCCGGCCTGGGGGCGCTGTGCCATGCGCGACGTAGCGAATCAGTCCGACTGTCGGCGCTGCGCGACGCCGCGCTGCCGTTGCTGATCTCGGGTGATGTCCGACTCCGGGCGGATTGA
- a CDS encoding winged helix-turn-helix domain-containing protein — MSTPTLTVAQARRIAVAAQGFNQPRPGGPVNRAHLRRLISRIQVLQLDSVSVSVRAHYAPVFSRLGPYDRDVLDRAAWGPRSARLLAEYWAHEAALIAVDDWPLLRWRMRQYRHGRWGTHIVKANPHLADKIVAAVSELGPSTAGQIEAHLEAESRGPRGSWWGSRSDTKWVAEALFASGVLTTATRVGFARHYDLVERVLPASVLARQVDDAEAVRELVLRAATALGVGTEPDIRDYFRLSPRQVKPALADLVAAGEIEAVTVDGWPGPAYLRAGQSTPRQDRGTALLCPFDPLIFFRPRVERLFGFHYRIEIYVPARQRKYGYYVWPVLVDGQLRARVDLKADRIADRLRVVGAFAEPEAPRPKVADALAGELASMASWLGLGGVSVSGRGDLAADLRAAVKRLG, encoded by the coding sequence GTGTCGACTCCGACGCTGACCGTCGCTCAGGCCCGACGGATAGCCGTTGCGGCCCAAGGGTTTAACCAGCCCCGCCCCGGCGGCCCGGTCAACCGCGCGCACCTTCGTCGATTGATCTCCAGAATCCAAGTGCTGCAACTGGATTCGGTCTCGGTATCGGTGCGGGCTCATTACGCGCCGGTGTTCAGCCGGCTCGGCCCGTATGACCGCGACGTGCTGGACCGCGCCGCCTGGGGCCCCCGCTCGGCGCGGTTGCTGGCCGAGTACTGGGCGCACGAGGCCGCGCTGATCGCGGTTGACGATTGGCCGCTGTTGCGCTGGCGGATGCGCCAGTACCGGCACGGCCGGTGGGGCACACACATCGTCAAGGCCAATCCACACCTCGCCGACAAGATCGTCGCCGCCGTCAGCGAACTGGGCCCGAGCACCGCCGGACAGATCGAGGCTCATCTCGAGGCGGAGTCTCGCGGCCCCAGAGGCAGCTGGTGGGGCAGCCGCAGCGACACCAAGTGGGTCGCCGAGGCGCTGTTTGCGTCCGGCGTGCTCACCACGGCCACCCGGGTGGGCTTCGCCCGCCACTACGACCTGGTGGAACGGGTGTTGCCGGCGAGCGTGCTGGCCCGCCAGGTCGACGATGCCGAAGCCGTCCGCGAACTCGTACTGCGGGCGGCCACCGCGCTGGGCGTGGGCACCGAGCCCGACATCCGCGACTACTTCCGGCTGTCGCCGCGGCAGGTCAAGCCCGCGCTGGCCGACTTGGTGGCCGCGGGGGAGATTGAGGCGGTCACCGTCGACGGCTGGCCGGGCCCCGCATATCTGCGAGCAGGCCAGTCGACGCCGCGGCAGGATCGCGGCACCGCGCTGCTGTGCCCCTTCGACCCGCTGATCTTCTTCCGGCCCCGGGTGGAACGGCTGTTCGGCTTCCACTACCGCATCGAGATTTATGTGCCCGCGCGGCAACGAAAATACGGTTACTACGTCTGGCCGGTGCTGGTGGACGGTCAGCTGAGGGCGCGGGTCGATCTCAAGGCCGACCGCATTGCCGACAGGCTGCGGGTGGTGGGTGCGTTCGCCGAGCCCGAGGCGCCGCGGCCGAAGGTGGCCGATGCGTTGGCCGGCGAGCTCGCGTCGATGGCGTCCTGGCTCGGCCTGGGCGGCGTCAGCGTGTCCGGCCGCGGCGATTTGGCTGCCGACTTGCGCGCTGCCGTCAAGCGACTCGGCTGA
- a CDS encoding dihydrofolate reductase, with the protein MREVGLVWAQSTSGVIGRNGDIPWHVPEDLARFKQVTVGRTVIMGRRTWDSLPARVRPLPGRRNIVLSRQADFTADGAEVARSLDAAFASLSAPASESPAWVIGGAQIYAQALPLATRCEVTEIEVDLVRDDEDALAPVLDEAWLGETGEWHVSRSGLRYRFHSYRRA; encoded by the coding sequence ATGAGAGAAGTCGGTCTGGTGTGGGCTCAGTCCACCTCCGGCGTCATCGGCCGCAACGGCGACATCCCGTGGCACGTGCCCGAAGACCTGGCCCGCTTCAAGCAGGTGACGGTGGGCCGCACCGTGATCATGGGACGGCGGACCTGGGATTCGCTGCCGGCCCGGGTGCGGCCGCTGCCCGGTCGCCGCAACATCGTGTTGTCCCGGCAGGCCGACTTCACCGCCGACGGAGCCGAGGTGGCCCGCTCACTGGATGCCGCTTTCGCGTCCCTGTCGGCGCCCGCCTCAGAGTCCCCAGCGTGGGTGATCGGCGGTGCACAGATCTACGCGCAGGCGTTGCCACTGGCGACGCGGTGCGAGGTCACCGAGATCGAGGTCGACCTGGTGCGCGACGACGAGGACGCGCTGGCCCCGGTGCTCGACGAGGCGTGGCTCGGCGAGACAGGGGAATGGCACGTCAGCCGCTCCGGGCTGCGGTACCGCTTCCACAGCTATCGTCGGGCCTAG
- the dapA gene encoding 4-hydroxy-tetrahydrodipicolinate synthase: MSSVGFDAPARLGTLLTAMATPFGADGSLDLAGAAKLANHLVDAGCDGLVVSGTTGESPTTTDNEKLELLRAVLETVGDRARVIAGAGTYDTAHSIKLAQASAAEGAHGLLVVTPYYSRPPQSGLIAHFTAVADATELPVLLYDIPPRSVVPIEPDTIRTLASHPNIVGIKDAKADLHSGGQIIAETGLAYYSGDDALNLPWLAMGATGFISVISHLAASQLRELLSAFSSGDIATARKINVAVAPLCNAMSRLGGVTLSKAGLRLQGLDVGDPRLPQVPATPEQIEALAADMRAASVLR, encoded by the coding sequence GTGAGTTCCGTCGGATTCGATGCCCCCGCTCGTCTGGGGACCTTGCTGACCGCAATGGCCACGCCGTTCGGTGCCGACGGCTCCCTCGACCTGGCGGGTGCCGCGAAGCTGGCAAATCACCTGGTCGACGCCGGCTGCGACGGGCTGGTCGTCTCCGGAACCACCGGTGAATCGCCGACCACCACCGACAACGAGAAGCTCGAGCTGCTCCGGGCCGTCCTGGAGACGGTCGGCGACCGGGCCCGCGTCATTGCCGGGGCGGGCACCTACGACACCGCGCACAGCATCAAGCTGGCCCAAGCCAGCGCCGCGGAGGGCGCGCATGGTTTGCTGGTCGTCACTCCGTACTACTCCCGGCCGCCGCAAAGCGGGCTGATCGCCCATTTCACCGCCGTCGCCGACGCGACCGAGCTGCCGGTGCTGCTCTACGACATCCCTCCGCGGTCGGTGGTGCCGATCGAGCCCGACACCATCCGCACGCTGGCGTCGCACCCGAACATCGTCGGCATCAAAGACGCCAAGGCCGATCTGCACAGCGGCGGCCAGATCATCGCCGAAACCGGATTGGCCTACTACTCCGGAGACGACGCGCTCAACTTGCCCTGGCTGGCGATGGGCGCCACCGGCTTCATCAGCGTGATCTCTCATCTCGCGGCCAGCCAGCTGCGAGAGTTGTTGTCCGCCTTCAGTTCCGGAGACATTGCGACCGCTCGCAAGATCAATGTCGCGGTCGCCCCATTGTGCAACGCGATGAGCCGGTTGGGTGGGGTCACCCTGTCCAAGGCCGGTCTGCGCCTGCAGGGACTCGACGTCGGCGACCCGCGGCTGCCGCAGGTGCCGGCAACGCCGGAACAAATCGAGGCACTGGCGGCCGACATGCGCGCGGCCTCGGTGCTGCGGTGA
- the thyX gene encoding FAD-dependent thymidylate synthase, with the protein MAEIAPLRVQLIAKTEFLAPPDVPWSTDGPDVQGGSALVEFAGRACYQSWSKPNPKTATNAGYIKHIIDVGHFSVLEHASVSFYITGVSRSLTHELIRHRHFSYSQLSQRYVPEVQAQIVVPPGMADDPELQEILAAAADASRASYLELLAKLEAKFADQPNAVLRRKQARQAARAVLPNATETRIVVTGNYRAWRHFIAMRASEHADVEIRRLAIECLRQLSQVAPAVFADFEISALADGSEVATSPLATEA; encoded by the coding sequence GTGGCCGAAATTGCGCCGCTGCGCGTGCAACTGATCGCCAAGACGGAGTTCCTGGCGCCGCCGGACGTCCCCTGGAGCACCGACGGCCCGGACGTCCAAGGCGGGTCGGCGCTCGTCGAGTTCGCCGGCCGGGCCTGCTACCAGAGCTGGTCGAAGCCCAACCCCAAGACCGCGACCAACGCCGGCTACATCAAGCACATCATCGACGTCGGCCACTTCTCGGTGCTCGAGCATGCGAGCGTCTCGTTCTACATCACCGGCGTCTCGCGTTCGTTGACGCACGAGCTGATCCGACACCGGCACTTCTCCTACTCGCAACTGTCCCAGCGCTACGTGCCGGAGGTTCAGGCCCAGATCGTGGTGCCGCCTGGCATGGCGGACGACCCCGAGCTGCAGGAGATACTGGCCGCGGCCGCCGACGCCAGCCGGGCGAGCTACCTGGAACTGCTGGCCAAGTTGGAAGCCAAGTTCGCTGACCAACCCAACGCGGTCCTGCGGCGTAAGCAAGCGCGACAGGCCGCCCGTGCCGTGCTGCCGAACGCCACCGAGACCCGGATCGTCGTGACCGGGAACTATCGGGCCTGGCGGCACTTCATTGCGATGCGCGCCAGCGAACATGCCGACGTGGAGATCCGTCGCCTGGCCATCGAATGTCTGCGTCAGCTGAGTCAGGTGGCGCCGGCGGTATTCGCCGATTTCGAGATTTCCGCGCTGGCCGACGGCTCCGAGGTCGCTACCAGCCCTTTAGCGACCGAAGCCTGA
- a CDS encoding class I SAM-dependent DNA methyltransferase, which translates to MTQSKELKATLWKAAEKLRGSLSASQYKDVILGLVFLKHISASTWNTLADNAGNDAIGRLVDAAMIEATAADHALGVAPGLYENLDQRRLGELVRLLDGVPVGQHPGDALGEVYEYFLGHFARAEGRRGGEFFTPPSVVRLMVEVLEPTGGRVYDPCCGSGGMFVQTEAFIAEHAGDSTNVRIYGQESIEQTWRMAKLNLAIRGIDNTGLARGDTLVEDLHAGLQMDYVMANPPFNIKDWARDENDRRWCFGVPPAGNANYGWIQHILAKLTPAGKAGVVMANGSMSSNASGEGAIRAQIVDADLVSCMVALPTQLFRSTSIPVCLWFFAKDKGRRAGQVLFVDARGFGYLVDRTERVLTDAEVGHIADTYHAWCGTASAKGIEYQDVAGYCQSVSRDDIAAAGYLLTPGRYVGTPVAEDDAEPAAAKITRLTKDLLRALDESARLETAVREQVQRLC; encoded by the coding sequence ATGACACAGTCCAAAGAGCTCAAGGCCACGCTGTGGAAGGCGGCTGAGAAGTTGCGCGGCTCGCTGTCGGCCAGTCAGTACAAGGACGTGATTTTGGGTTTGGTGTTCCTCAAACACATCTCGGCGTCGACCTGGAACACGTTGGCCGACAACGCAGGTAACGACGCCATCGGCCGGCTGGTGGATGCCGCGATGATCGAAGCGACGGCAGCCGACCATGCGCTCGGCGTGGCGCCCGGGTTGTATGAAAACCTCGATCAGCGCCGGCTCGGGGAGCTGGTGCGCCTGCTCGACGGTGTGCCGGTCGGCCAGCATCCCGGGGATGCGCTGGGAGAGGTGTACGAGTACTTCCTGGGCCATTTCGCCCGCGCCGAGGGCAGACGGGGCGGCGAATTCTTCACCCCGCCCAGCGTCGTGCGGCTGATGGTGGAAGTTTTGGAACCAACCGGCGGACGGGTGTACGACCCATGCTGCGGGTCGGGCGGAATGTTCGTCCAGACAGAGGCTTTCATCGCAGAGCACGCCGGTGATTCCACCAATGTCCGCATCTACGGCCAGGAAAGCATCGAACAAACCTGGCGAATGGCGAAGCTGAACCTGGCGATTCGAGGCATCGACAACACCGGCCTGGCCCGGGGCGACACGCTTGTCGAAGACCTGCACGCCGGGCTGCAGATGGACTACGTGATGGCCAATCCGCCGTTCAATATCAAAGATTGGGCTCGCGACGAAAATGACCGGCGCTGGTGCTTCGGTGTTCCCCCCGCCGGCAACGCCAACTACGGCTGGATTCAGCACATCCTGGCGAAGCTGACACCGGCCGGCAAGGCCGGTGTAGTGATGGCCAACGGTTCGATGTCATCGAATGCCTCGGGAGAGGGCGCTATTCGCGCTCAGATTGTCGACGCGGACCTGGTTTCCTGCATGGTCGCACTGCCCACACAGCTGTTTCGCAGCACCAGCATCCCGGTGTGCCTGTGGTTTTTCGCCAAGGACAAGGGCCGGCGGGCCGGGCAGGTACTGTTCGTCGACGCCCGTGGGTTCGGCTACCTCGTCGACCGCACCGAACGCGTACTGACCGACGCGGAGGTGGGCCATATCGCCGACACCTATCATGCCTGGTGCGGCACTGCCTCCGCGAAAGGCATTGAGTACCAGGACGTTGCGGGATATTGCCAATCGGTTTCCCGAGACGACATCGCAGCCGCGGGCTATCTGCTCACGCCCGGGCGCTACGTCGGTACTCCAGTGGCCGAGGACGACGCGGAGCCGGCCGCCGCGAAGATCACCCGGCTGACCAAGGACCTGTTGCGCGCGCTCGACGAGTCCGCGCGATTGGAGACGGCGGTGCGCGAGCAGGTGCAGCGACTGTGCTGA